The proteins below are encoded in one region of Caballeronia sp. SL2Y3:
- a CDS encoding alpha/beta hydrolase, translating to MATLLDQEQRPRLCIEEVHIAGHVQPIVLRSYRPASDGTVLPIVLYFHGGGFTHGNLDDADIAASTIARDTPAWVVSVGYSLAPAYPFPAAPEDGYRAAQWAFAHARGQRADPQRMGVAGHDAGGNLATCVAAIARDRGDIRVSAQALLAPLLDPSMTRVADERKVLCPDLELSECARCYRAYLPNPSQRLHPYAAPLESRRLAGLPPALIASAEHDLLHIEAEKYAAELIAAGVPTEVTRHCKASHQALAAHAAALKDVVAFFRKRLARTI from the coding sequence ATGGCAACACTGCTGGATCAGGAGCAACGCCCGAGACTGTGTATCGAAGAGGTGCATATCGCAGGGCACGTCCAGCCCATCGTGCTGCGCAGCTATCGCCCGGCATCCGATGGCACTGTCTTGCCCATCGTGCTCTATTTTCATGGCGGTGGTTTTACACACGGCAATCTGGACGATGCCGACATCGCCGCTTCGACCATCGCACGCGATACGCCGGCGTGGGTCGTGTCCGTCGGCTATTCGCTCGCGCCGGCCTATCCGTTTCCCGCTGCGCCGGAAGACGGCTATCGCGCGGCGCAATGGGCCTTCGCCCATGCGCGCGGCCAGCGCGCGGACCCGCAGCGCATGGGCGTCGCGGGCCACGATGCAGGCGGCAATCTCGCGACGTGCGTGGCCGCCATCGCCCGCGATCGCGGCGACATTCGCGTGTCCGCGCAGGCGCTGCTCGCGCCGCTGCTCGATCCGAGCATGACGCGCGTGGCCGACGAGCGCAAGGTTCTGTGCCCCGATCTCGAACTGAGCGAGTGCGCGCGGTGTTATCGCGCGTACTTGCCGAATCCGTCGCAGCGTTTGCATCCGTATGCCGCGCCGCTCGAATCGCGCCGTCTTGCTGGCTTGCCTCCTGCATTGATCGCGAGCGCGGAGCATGACCTTCTGCATATCGAAGCCGAGAAATACGCGGCCGAACTTATTGCGGCGGGCGTGCCGACCGAGGTCACGCGCCATTGCAAGGCGTCGCACCAGGCGCTCGCCGCGCATGCGGCGGCATTGAAGGATGTCGTCGCGTTCTTCAGGAAACGGCTCGCGCGCACCATATAA
- a CDS encoding efflux RND transporter periplasmic adaptor subunit, with protein sequence MMFTRKRIYAALGATLILAGAGGYTVWRGQGDAAINQAHAAAHGPTATEVDVATVVSKTITDWQSYSGRLEAVNHVDIRPLVPGTIVAVHFKDGALVKKGDPLFTIDPRPYEAEVDRAQAQLAAAQARNGYTSTDAARAERLLADNAIAKRDYDEKQNAAREAVANLKAAQAALEAAKINLAYTHIVAPVSGRVSRAELTVGNIVSTGANAPLLTTLVSVSPIYASFDVDEQTYLRYLGRDAGSTVPVSLGLANEDGYSREGVVDSVDNRLDTTSGTIRVRARFNNPDGSLVPGLYARIKVGGGTPHPAVLVDDAAIGTDQDKKYVMVVDKDNRVQYREVTLGQTHDGLRVIAKGLAPGERIVVNGLQRVRPNDVVKVNAVAMNNAGDAPAVKTASAQ encoded by the coding sequence ATGATGTTCACTCGCAAACGCATCTACGCCGCGCTAGGCGCGACGCTGATTCTCGCAGGCGCGGGCGGCTATACCGTCTGGCGCGGCCAGGGCGACGCAGCCATCAATCAGGCGCACGCCGCGGCACACGGTCCGACCGCCACCGAAGTGGACGTGGCGACCGTCGTGTCGAAGACCATCACGGATTGGCAAAGCTATTCCGGCAGACTCGAAGCGGTGAATCACGTGGACATTCGTCCGCTCGTGCCCGGCACCATCGTCGCCGTTCATTTCAAGGACGGCGCGCTCGTGAAGAAGGGCGATCCGCTCTTCACCATCGATCCGCGTCCCTACGAAGCCGAAGTGGACCGCGCACAGGCGCAGCTCGCGGCGGCGCAGGCCCGCAACGGCTATACGTCGACGGATGCGGCGCGCGCCGAACGTCTGCTCGCGGACAACGCCATTGCCAAGCGCGACTACGACGAGAAGCAGAACGCCGCGCGCGAGGCCGTCGCGAACCTGAAGGCCGCGCAGGCCGCGCTCGAAGCCGCGAAGATCAACCTCGCGTACACGCATATCGTCGCGCCGGTGTCGGGCCGCGTCTCGCGCGCGGAACTGACGGTCGGGAACATCGTCTCGACGGGCGCAAATGCGCCGCTTCTGACGACGCTCGTCTCCGTCTCGCCGATTTACGCATCGTTCGATGTGGACGAGCAGACGTACCTGCGCTATCTCGGCCGCGATGCGGGCAGCACCGTGCCTGTCTCGCTGGGCCTCGCTAACGAGGACGGCTATTCGCGTGAAGGCGTCGTCGATTCGGTCGATAACCGGCTCGACACGACGTCCGGCACCATCCGCGTGCGTGCGCGCTTCAACAACCCGGATGGCTCGCTCGTGCCGGGGCTCTACGCGCGCATCAAGGTGGGCGGCGGCACGCCCCATCCGGCAGTGCTCGTCGACGACGCCGCCATCGGCACCGATCAGGACAAGAAGTACGTGATGGTGGTGGACAAGGACAACCGCGTGCAATACCGCGAAGTCACGCTGGGCCAGACGCATGACGGCCTGCGCGTCATCGCGAAGGGACTTGCCCCGGGCGAGCGCATCGTCGTGAACGGCTTGCAGCGCGTGCGTCCGAACGATGTCGTGAAGGTCAACGCCGTCGCCATGAACAACGCCGGCGATGCGCCCGCGGTGAAGACCGCATCGGCACAGTGA
- a CDS encoding efflux RND transporter permease subunit: protein MNISKFFIDRPIFAGVLSVVVLLAGIIAMFRLPISEYPEVVPPSVVVHAQYPGANPKVIAETVASPLEEQINGVEDMLYMQSQANSDGNLTTTVTFKLGTDPDKNTQLVQNRVNQALPRLPQDVQRLGVTTIKSSPTLTMVVHLNSPNGRYDMTYLRNYALINVKDRLERIAGVGEVQLWGSGDYSMRVWLDPQKVAQRGLTATDVVNAIREQNVQVAAGVIGGSPTLPNVPLQLNVNARGRLQNESEFRDIVLKTSPDGAVTHLGDVARVELAASEYGLRSLLDNKSAVAIAINQQPGANSLQISDEVRKTMKELQADMPAGLEYQIVYDPTQFVRSSIEAVIHTLAEAIALVVLVVIVFLQTWRASIIPLLAVPVSIVGTFSLLLAFGFSINALSLFGMVLAIGIVVDDAIVVVENVERNIEAGLSAREATYQAMREVSGPIIAIALTLVAVFVPLAFMSGLTGQFYKQFAMTIAISTVISAFNSLTLSPALAALLLKGHDEPKDWLTRAMDRVFGGFFRRFNAVFHRGSESYSKGVKSVINRKAIMMVLYAVLLGGAVLMGKIVPGGFVPAQDKEYLISFAQLPNGASLDRTEGVIREMSAIALKQPGVESAVEFPGLSVNGFTNSSSAGIVFVTLKPFKDRVHDKALSANAIAGALNQKYAGIKGSFIAVFPPPPVLGLGTLGGFKMQLEDRGALGYAALADATQAFIKRASQTPELGPTFSSYQINVPQLNVDLDRVKAKQLGVSVTDVFDTMQVYLGSLYVNDFNRFGRVYQVRVQADAPFRANPEDIGLLKTRNANGDMVPLSSLVKVSPTYGPEMVVRYNGYTAADINGGPAPGYSSGQAQAAAERIAAEVLPRGIKFEWTDLTYQQILAGNAALWVFPISVLLVFLVLAALYESLTLPLAVILIVPMSILSALIGVWLTDGDNNIFTQIGLMVLVGLSAKNAILIVEFARELEMQGRSIVQAAIEASRLRLRPILMTSIAFIMGVVPLVLSSGAGSEMRHAMGVAVFFGMLGVTLFGLMLTPVFYVILRKLSRTEHVTDKHGTHPQMRGIGASYEAQ, encoded by the coding sequence ATGAACATATCCAAATTCTTCATCGACCGCCCGATTTTTGCGGGCGTGTTATCGGTGGTCGTGCTGCTGGCCGGGATCATCGCGATGTTCAGGCTGCCGATCTCCGAGTATCCGGAAGTCGTGCCGCCTTCGGTGGTCGTGCATGCGCAGTATCCGGGCGCGAATCCGAAGGTGATCGCCGAGACCGTCGCTTCGCCGCTCGAAGAGCAAATCAACGGCGTAGAGGACATGCTCTACATGCAGTCGCAGGCCAACAGCGACGGCAACCTGACGACCACGGTCACGTTCAAGCTCGGCACCGATCCGGACAAGAACACGCAGCTCGTGCAGAACCGCGTGAATCAGGCGTTGCCGCGTCTGCCGCAAGACGTGCAGCGGCTCGGCGTCACGACGATCAAGTCGTCGCCCACGCTCACGATGGTGGTCCACCTGAACTCGCCCAACGGCCGTTACGACATGACGTATCTGCGCAATTACGCGCTGATCAACGTGAAGGACCGGCTCGAACGTATCGCCGGCGTCGGCGAAGTGCAACTGTGGGGCTCGGGCGATTACTCGATGCGCGTATGGCTCGATCCGCAAAAGGTGGCGCAGCGCGGCCTGACGGCGACCGACGTCGTCAACGCCATTCGCGAGCAGAACGTGCAGGTCGCGGCCGGTGTGATCGGCGGTTCGCCCACGCTGCCTAACGTGCCGCTGCAACTGAACGTGAATGCGCGCGGCCGCTTGCAGAACGAGTCCGAGTTCCGCGATATCGTGCTGAAAACATCCCCGGACGGCGCGGTCACGCATCTCGGCGATGTCGCGCGTGTCGAACTGGCGGCGTCCGAATACGGCTTGCGCTCGTTGCTCGACAACAAGTCCGCAGTGGCTATCGCGATCAATCAGCAGCCGGGCGCGAACTCGCTGCAAATCTCCGACGAAGTGCGCAAGACGATGAAGGAACTGCAGGCGGACATGCCCGCAGGCCTCGAATATCAGATCGTCTATGACCCGACGCAGTTCGTGCGTTCGAGTATCGAAGCCGTGATCCATACGCTCGCGGAAGCCATTGCGCTCGTCGTGCTCGTGGTGATCGTGTTCTTGCAGACGTGGCGCGCGTCGATCATTCCGCTGCTTGCCGTGCCGGTGTCGATCGTCGGTACGTTCTCGCTGTTGCTAGCATTCGGTTTCTCGATCAACGCGCTGTCGCTCTTCGGCATGGTGCTCGCCATCGGTATCGTCGTGGACGACGCGATCGTGGTGGTCGAGAACGTCGAGCGCAATATCGAAGCGGGCTTGTCCGCGCGAGAGGCGACGTATCAGGCCATGCGCGAAGTGAGCGGGCCGATCATCGCGATTGCGCTGACGCTCGTGGCCGTGTTCGTGCCGCTCGCGTTCATGTCCGGCTTGACGGGCCAGTTCTACAAGCAGTTCGCGATGACCATCGCCATCTCGACGGTCATCTCCGCGTTCAACTCGCTGACGCTCTCGCCCGCGCTGGCCGCGCTGCTGCTCAAGGGTCATGACGAGCCGAAGGACTGGCTCACGCGCGCCATGGATCGCGTGTTCGGTGGCTTCTTCCGGCGCTTCAACGCGGTGTTTCATCGCGGTTCCGAGTCCTACAGCAAGGGCGTGAAAAGCGTCATCAACCGCAAGGCGATCATGATGGTGCTCTATGCGGTGCTGCTCGGCGGCGCTGTATTGATGGGCAAGATCGTGCCGGGCGGCTTCGTGCCCGCGCAGGACAAGGAGTATCTGATCAGCTTCGCTCAGTTGCCGAACGGCGCATCGCTCGACCGCACCGAAGGCGTGATCCGCGAAATGAGCGCCATCGCGCTGAAGCAGCCGGGCGTGGAAAGCGCGGTGGAGTTCCCGGGCTTGTCGGTGAACGGCTTCACGAATTCGTCGAGCGCGGGCATCGTGTTCGTCACGCTCAAGCCGTTCAAGGACCGCGTGCATGACAAGGCGCTTTCCGCGAACGCGATCGCAGGCGCGCTGAATCAGAAGTACGCGGGCATCAAGGGATCGTTCATCGCCGTGTTCCCGCCGCCGCCGGTGCTGGGCTTGGGCACGCTCGGCGGCTTCAAGATGCAGCTCGAAGATCGCGGTGCGCTCGGCTATGCGGCGCTCGCCGATGCCACGCAAGCGTTCATCAAGCGTGCATCGCAAACGCCGGAACTGGGGCCGACGTTCTCCAGCTATCAGATCAATGTGCCGCAATTGAACGTCGATCTGGATCGCGTGAAGGCGAAGCAACTGGGCGTCTCCGTCACCGATGTGTTCGACACCATGCAGGTGTATCTCGGCTCGCTGTACGTGAACGACTTCAATCGCTTCGGCCGCGTGTATCAGGTGCGCGTGCAAGCGGATGCGCCGTTCCGCGCAAATCCTGAGGACATCGGCCTGCTGAAGACGCGTAACGCGAATGGCGACATGGTGCCTTTGTCTTCGCTCGTGAAAGTCTCGCCCACGTATGGCCCCGAAATGGTGGTGCGCTACAACGGTTATACGGCAGCGGACATCAACGGCGGTCCGGCGCCCGGCTATTCCTCGGGACAGGCGCAGGCAGCAGCCGAACGCATCGCCGCGGAAGTGCTGCCACGCGGGATCAAGTTCGAATGGACCGATCTCACGTATCAGCAGATCCTCGCGGGCAACGCTGCGCTGTGGGTGTTCCCGATCAGCGTGCTGCTCGTATTCCTCGTTCTCGCCGCGCTGTATGAAAGCCTGACGCTGCCGCTCGCGGTCATCCTCATCGTGCCGATGAGTATCTTGTCTGCGCTCATCGGCGTATGGCTCACCGACGGCGACAACAACATCTTCACGCAGATCGGCTTGATGGTGCTCGTGGGCTTGTCCGCGAAGAACGCGATTCTGATCGTCGAATTCGCACGCGAACTCGAGATGCAGGGGCGCTCCATCGTGCAGGCCGCGATCGAAGCCAGCCGCCTGCGTCTGCGTCCGATCCTGATGACGTCCATCGCGTTCATCATGGGCGTGGTGCCACTGGTGTTGTCGTCGGGTGCAGGCTCTGAAATGCGGCACGCCATGGGCGTCGCGGTGTTCTTCGGCATGTTGGGCGTGACGCTCTTCGGCCTGATGCTCACGCCGGTGTTCTACGTGATTCTGCGCAAGCTGAGCCGCACCGAACATGTGACGGACAAGCATGGCACGCATCCGCAGATGCGCGGTATCGGCGCTTCGTACGAGGCGCAATGA
- a CDS encoding efflux transporter outer membrane subunit: MRSTMNKMPIQKWLGLPALMSALLVVAGCSLAPTYEKPDVNAPSAYKETPTLSPSEAGTWKTAQPSEEMMRGEWWTLFDDATLNDLERQAQEANQNLKAAAARVKEARAINQTARAGLFPTLDAGFGPTREKFSPASQFLPPNANVPAQTLWRAQASVSYEVDLFGRVSNTVQAANADTQQSEALFRSVQLALQADVAQNYFELRERDAELDVYTRTVKLREEALKLAERRFAEGDISELDVARAKSELATARSDAMTVQRLRAASEHILAVLLGKTPAEFSMAANPLKPVTVHVPPGLPSSLLERRPDIAAAERSMAAANARIGVAKAAFFPSLTLTGSGGFESATLGDLFNWSSRTFLLGPFAGTMLNLPIFDGGRRKGNLANARAIYEEDVANYRQQVLVAFREVEDNLSDLRILETQTATQADAVNASVRAAQLSRTQYTEGAVNYLDVIDAERTVLQSQRAAVQLAGAQAVSTVNLVRALGGGWGDAVPTPVPEPSLAQK; encoded by the coding sequence ATGAGGTCGACAATGAACAAGATGCCTATACAAAAATGGCTGGGTTTGCCGGCGCTGATGAGCGCGTTGCTGGTGGTCGCGGGATGTTCGCTCGCGCCCACTTACGAAAAGCCGGACGTCAACGCGCCGAGCGCCTATAAGGAAACGCCGACGCTGTCGCCATCGGAAGCGGGCACCTGGAAGACCGCGCAGCCTTCGGAAGAGATGATGCGCGGCGAATGGTGGACGCTTTTCGACGACGCCACGCTGAACGATCTGGAACGTCAGGCGCAAGAAGCGAATCAGAACCTGAAAGCCGCGGCGGCGCGCGTGAAGGAAGCCCGGGCGATCAATCAGACCGCGCGCGCGGGACTCTTTCCGACACTCGACGCAGGCTTCGGTCCGACGCGCGAGAAGTTCTCGCCCGCATCGCAATTCCTGCCTCCGAACGCGAACGTTCCGGCGCAGACGTTGTGGCGCGCGCAGGCCAGCGTGTCGTACGAGGTGGATCTGTTCGGGCGCGTGTCGAATACCGTGCAGGCCGCCAACGCCGACACGCAGCAAAGCGAAGCGTTGTTCCGTTCAGTGCAGCTCGCGTTGCAGGCGGACGTCGCGCAGAACTACTTCGAGCTGCGCGAGCGCGATGCCGAACTGGACGTGTACACGCGCACCGTGAAGTTGCGTGAGGAAGCACTGAAGCTCGCAGAGCGACGGTTCGCCGAAGGCGATATCAGCGAGTTGGATGTCGCACGCGCCAAGTCGGAACTCGCGACCGCGCGTTCGGATGCGATGACGGTGCAACGGCTGCGGGCGGCATCGGAGCATATTCTCGCGGTGTTGCTCGGCAAGACGCCCGCCGAGTTTTCGATGGCCGCTAATCCGCTCAAGCCTGTCACCGTGCACGTGCCGCCCGGCTTGCCGTCTTCGCTGCTTGAACGTCGCCCGGACATTGCGGCTGCCGAGCGGTCGATGGCGGCGGCCAACGCGCGCATCGGCGTCGCGAAGGCGGCGTTCTTTCCGTCGCTCACGCTGACAGGCTCGGGCGGGTTTGAATCGGCCACGCTCGGCGATCTCTTCAACTGGTCGAGCCGCACGTTCCTGCTGGGACCGTTCGCGGGCACCATGCTGAATCTGCCTATCTTCGACGGCGGGCGTCGCAAGGGCAATCTTGCCAATGCGCGCGCCATCTACGAAGAGGACGTGGCGAATTATCGTCAGCAAGTGCTCGTGGCGTTTCGTGAAGTCGAGGACAACCTGTCGGACTTGCGCATTCTGGAGACGCAGACGGCGACGCAAGCGGATGCGGTGAATGCGTCGGTACGCGCCGCGCAACTGTCGCGCACGCAGTACACCGAAGGCGCGGTGAACTATCTCGACGTGATCGACGCGGAGCGCACGGTGCTGCAATCGCAGCGCGCGGCGGTTCAACTCGCGGGAGCGCAGGCGGTATCGACGGTCAATCTCGTTCGGGCTTTAGGCGGCGGCTGGGGCGATGCAGTGCCTACGCCCGTGCCTGAACCGAGCCTCGCGCAGAAGTAA
- the ppk2 gene encoding polyphosphate kinase 2, with protein sequence MTTTDKQRRFHADLIDSYDEEFEMEIDDRFLDGEAAFSDEERQLRKTYFRELFRLQGELVKLQDWVVHTGHRLVVIFEGRDAAGKGGAIKRITQRLNPRVCRVAALPAPNNRERTQWYFQRYVSHLPAGGEIVLFDRSWYNRAGVERVMHFCTDEEYEEFFRSVPEFEKMLVRSGIQIIKYWFSITDDEQEVRFQARIEDPLKQWKLSPMDLESRRRWEAYTAAKEVMLQRSHIPEAPWWVVQAVDKKRARLNCIHHLLSQVPYHEIEHPPITLPERVFNPDYLRQPVPESMYVPEVY encoded by the coding sequence ATGACCACGACGGACAAGCAGCGCCGCTTTCACGCCGACCTGATCGACAGCTACGACGAAGAGTTCGAGATGGAGATCGACGATCGCTTCCTCGATGGCGAAGCGGCGTTCTCGGACGAAGAGCGGCAGCTTCGCAAGACTTATTTCCGCGAGTTGTTCCGGCTGCAGGGCGAGTTGGTGAAGCTACAGGACTGGGTGGTCCATACCGGCCACCGGCTTGTCGTGATCTTCGAAGGGCGCGATGCCGCCGGCAAGGGCGGCGCGATCAAACGCATCACGCAGCGGCTCAATCCGCGTGTCTGCCGCGTCGCCGCCCTCCCCGCGCCCAACAACCGCGAGCGCACGCAATGGTACTTTCAGCGATACGTCTCGCACTTGCCCGCGGGCGGCGAGATCGTGCTGTTCGACCGAAGCTGGTACAACCGCGCGGGCGTCGAGCGCGTGATGCACTTCTGCACCGACGAAGAGTATGAGGAATTCTTTCGCTCGGTACCGGAGTTCGAGAAGATGCTCGTGCGTAGCGGCATCCAGATCATCAAGTACTGGTTCTCGATCACCGACGACGAACAGGAAGTGCGCTTTCAGGCGCGAATCGAAGATCCCCTCAAGCAGTGGAAGCTGAGTCCGATGGATCTGGAGAGCCGCCGTCGATGGGAAGCGTACACGGCCGCGAAGGAAGTCATGCTGCAACGCTCGCATATTCCCGAAGCGCCGTGGTGGGTCGTGCAGGCTGTCGACAAGAAGCGCGCGCGCCTCAACTGCATTCATCACCTGTTGAGCCAGGTGCCGTATCACGAGATAGAACACCCGCCAATCACGCTGCCCGAGCGTGTGTTCAATCCCGATTACTTGCGTCAGCCCGTGCCGGAATCGATGTACGTTCCCGAAGTGTATTGA
- the lhpI gene encoding bifunctional Delta(1)-pyrroline-2-carboxylate/Delta(1)-piperideine-2-carboxylate reductase yields the protein MIDTAGAIPFFDAAQTARLLPYDRLADALAATMLDYAAGRIASPERMVVPLAHGGVMLSMPATAADIAMHKLVNVCPGNGARGLPTIHGQVTAFDAATGVPQFMLDGPTVTGRRTAAVSMLAIRALAADVPREVLVIGTGKQAASHVEALASLYPEARLYILGSRAGRASAFCADHAALSPNLVPLEGPAIPDSIDVVITTTTSKTPVYTLAASAARLVIGVGAFTADAAEIAASTIHASALFVDDLAGARHEAGDFILAGIDWNTVRPLATALASHERADVPVVFKSVGCAAWDLAACRVARVVLSDQSQAG from the coding sequence ATGATCGACACAGCTGGCGCAATTCCCTTTTTCGACGCGGCGCAAACCGCGCGCCTTCTGCCTTACGACCGCTTGGCGGACGCGCTCGCCGCGACCATGCTCGATTATGCAGCCGGCCGCATAGCGAGTCCCGAGCGGATGGTTGTCCCGCTCGCGCACGGCGGAGTGATGCTCTCAATGCCCGCAACGGCTGCCGATATCGCCATGCATAAACTCGTGAACGTGTGCCCGGGCAATGGCGCACGCGGCCTGCCGACGATTCACGGTCAGGTCACCGCTTTCGACGCCGCGACAGGCGTGCCCCAGTTCATGCTCGACGGTCCCACGGTCACGGGTCGCCGAACGGCCGCAGTCTCCATGCTCGCGATACGCGCGCTGGCCGCCGATGTTCCGCGCGAAGTGCTCGTGATCGGCACCGGAAAGCAGGCGGCGTCGCACGTGGAAGCGCTTGCAAGCCTGTATCCGGAAGCGCGCCTCTACATTCTCGGTTCGCGTGCGGGGCGCGCGAGTGCTTTCTGCGCGGACCACGCCGCGCTTTCGCCGAATCTGGTCCCACTAGAAGGGCCGGCGATACCGGACTCCATCGACGTGGTGATCACCACAACCACCAGCAAGACGCCGGTGTACACGCTTGCGGCTAGCGCGGCGCGACTCGTGATAGGCGTCGGCGCTTTCACCGCCGATGCCGCCGAAATCGCGGCCTCGACGATTCATGCCAGCGCCTTGTTCGTCGACGATCTCGCAGGCGCGCGTCACGAAGCGGGCGATTTCATCCTCGCCGGAATCGACTGGAACACGGTGCGGCCGCTCGCGACGGCGCTTGCATCGCATGAAAGAGCCGACGTTCCGGTGGTGTTCAAGTCGGTCGGATGCGCGGCGTGGGACCTCGCCGCCTGCCGTGTCGCGAGGGTGGTCTTGTCGGACCAGAGCCAAGCCGGGTGA
- a CDS encoding antibiotic biosynthesis monooxygenase yields MYIAMNRFKIVPGAEADFERLWTSRDTHLKDVPGFVEFHLLKGPAKDDHVLYSSHTIWANRAAFEDWTRSDAFRAAHRNAGGETRQLYLGHPEFEGFEVIQTVK; encoded by the coding sequence ATGTATATCGCCATGAATCGCTTCAAGATCGTGCCCGGCGCAGAAGCCGACTTCGAGCGCCTATGGACGAGCCGCGACACGCATCTCAAGGATGTCCCCGGCTTCGTCGAATTTCATTTGCTGAAGGGCCCGGCCAAGGACGATCACGTCCTTTATTCGAGCCACACGATCTGGGCGAATCGGGCGGCGTTCGAAGACTGGACGCGGTCCGACGCCTTTCGCGCCGCGCATCGCAACGCAGGCGGCGAGACGCGCCAGCTCTATCTCGGGCACCCCGAATTCGAAGGCTTCGAAGTCATTCAGACCGTCAAGTAG
- a CDS encoding DUF1428 domain-containing protein, whose amino-acid sequence MAHYVDGFVVPVPSEKIDAYRVMAEEAGKIWLEHGALQFVESIADDVKPGEVTSFPQSVQLREGETIAFSWILYESREQRDAVNAKVMNDPRLKAMMEQGEPPFDAKRMFFGGFATIVELARS is encoded by the coding sequence ATGGCGCACTATGTGGATGGATTCGTCGTACCTGTTCCCAGCGAGAAGATCGACGCGTATCGGGTCATGGCCGAAGAAGCGGGCAAAATCTGGCTTGAGCACGGCGCACTGCAATTCGTCGAGAGCATTGCCGACGACGTCAAGCCAGGGGAAGTCACTTCATTTCCGCAGAGCGTGCAATTGAGAGAAGGTGAAACGATTGCGTTCTCGTGGATACTGTATGAATCGCGCGAGCAGCGCGACGCAGTCAACGCCAAGGTCATGAATGACCCGCGCCTGAAGGCGATGATGGAGCAAGGTGAGCCGCCGTTCGATGCGAAGCGCATGTTCTTCGGCGGCTTTGCGACCATAGTCGAACTGGCGCGCTCCTGA
- a CDS encoding histidine phosphatase family protein — translation MRPLPPSLNVTLLCHAATHAMKAARFPTGDEPPACDERAALAQRFAHFEGRVIASPAAVARATAAWIASTVETNDAFNDIDYGRWRGHAIRAIAEREPEGMSAWLTNVAARPHGGESIAMLSERIANALSTLVRDDARTERCLIVTHAIVVKAALAHVRGDSLKSIFAMDFAPLSSISLDYDRQCGVWTVA, via the coding sequence ATGCGCCCATTGCCTCCATCATTGAACGTCACGCTTCTCTGCCACGCGGCCACGCACGCGATGAAAGCCGCCCGCTTTCCGACGGGCGACGAGCCGCCTGCATGCGATGAACGCGCGGCTCTTGCGCAGCGCTTCGCGCATTTCGAAGGCCGCGTGATCGCGAGTCCCGCAGCCGTTGCGCGCGCGACGGCCGCATGGATTGCAAGCACCGTCGAAACGAACGACGCCTTCAACGATATCGACTATGGCCGCTGGCGCGGGCATGCGATACGCGCCATCGCCGAACGCGAGCCTGAAGGCATGAGCGCATGGCTCACGAATGTCGCCGCGCGGCCACACGGCGGCGAGAGTATTGCGATGCTGTCCGAACGCATTGCGAACGCGCTTTCAACTCTTGTGCGCGACGATGCCCGCACCGAACGCTGCCTGATCGTCACGCATGCCATCGTCGTCAAAGCCGCATTGGCGCATGTGCGAGGCGACTCGCTCAAATCCATCTTTGCGATGGACTTCGCGCCCCTGTCGTCCATATCGCTCGACTATGACCGGCAGTGCGGCGTCTGGACCGTGGCCTGA
- a CDS encoding CbtB-domain containing protein produces the protein MNVAHAPVYAAASVSPALDAPVPIPVREVLPWAVFIGLILLIAIYFVGAEQGATSIFSGMVVHEFVHDGRHLLGFPCH, from the coding sequence ATGAATGTCGCTCACGCGCCGGTCTATGCCGCCGCTTCCGTTTCGCCCGCCCTCGATGCGCCGGTACCTATTCCGGTACGTGAAGTCTTGCCTTGGGCCGTGTTCATCGGCCTGATCCTTTTGATCGCCATTTATTTCGTCGGTGCGGAGCAGGGCGCGACGTCCATCTTCTCCGGCATGGTCGTTCACGAATTCGTGCATGACGGGCGGCACTTGCTCGGCTTTCCCTGCCACTAA